Proteins encoded in a region of the Vicia villosa cultivar HV-30 ecotype Madison, WI linkage group LG5, Vvil1.0, whole genome shotgun sequence genome:
- the LOC131607516 gene encoding uncharacterized protein LOC131607516 translates to MRKFLVHRTSIEKVNVKPPEVEVEETPPNVANEFNPNEIVRDPGCRKQIHEYAPDIQDQVRRAYILKGPTQPDLARFPRTQFGKYSRAFCKAWYKNYTWIEYSESKDATYYFYCFLFKPPGRAEHFGYEVFNKDRFKDWKHASKGFKDHIGSHDSKHNSCVKHYDDYNNQRQSVTSIFARATKESEELYKIRLTCSSDCTRYLLAQGIAFRGHDESSTSLNKGNFREMVDWVKSNDEKVRDAFDRGPKNCTMTSGDIQKELATCCAHEVTKVIMEELGDRQFSILIDESRDISVKEQMAVMLRFLNDKGKVVERFIALYHVKYTTSEALKDALYGILDHHTLSISRIRGQGYDGASNMRGEFNGLQRKILDENPYAFYVHCYAHRLQLVVVSVASSCSSIHDFFEYISLIVTTTSASCKRKDALKEAQHQDILNKLESGEISQGKGLHQSSSLTRPGDTRWGSHYTTLIRLDQMWSSVLEVLSIVDEDGRGPSQAAGLIEKMESFKFAFILKLMLKLFGITNELSKILQTKDLNIVLAMELVDDVKARLAILRESGWNDLFSDVQEFCFTQSIPVPNMDEEIPVHGCSRREGRTVTNLHHYRAEIFYVAIDKICVEMDHRFCEGSNVVLDCFSCLDPKNSFSKFDVDKLARLANIYHADFSDDDRGTIREQLETYVHQVKRHASFTSCEDVQSLAMKMVQTEKHLVFPLVYKLIELALILLVSTASVERTFSAMKIIKSNLRNKINDVWFNDLMICYTEREIFKSLKDVDIIRTFTAKKSQRGHLPVNFI, encoded by the exons ATGAGGAAGTTTTTGGTTCATAGAACAAGTATTGAGAAAGTGAATGTTAAGCCACCGGAAGTCGAAGTAGAAGAAACACCCCCTAATGTGGCCAACGAGTTTaatccaaatgagattgtgcgtgaTCCAGGATGTAGGAAACAAATTCATGAGTATGCTCCGGATATTCAAGACCAAGTGAGGAGGGCATATATATTGAAGGGTCCAACGCAACCAGATTTAGCAAGATTTCCTCGTACTCAATTTGGGAAGTATTCAAGAGCATTTTGTAAAGCATGGTATAAGAACTATACATGGATTGAATACAGTGAGTCAAAGGATGCAACTTATTATTTCTATTGCTTTCTCTTTAAGCCGCCCGGGAGGGCCGAACACTTTGGTTATGAAGTCTTCAACAAAGACAGATTTAAGGATTGGAAGCATGCATCCAAAGGCTTTAAAGATCATATTGGTAGTCATGATAGTAAGCACAACTCATGTGTGAAGCACTATgatgattataataatcaaagacaAAGTGTGACAAGTATCTTTGCTAGAGCAACTAAGGAATCAGAAGAATTGTATAAGATCCGTTTAACTTGTTCTTCAGATTGTACTAGATATCTCTTAGCACAAGGCATTGCTTTTCGTGGCCATGATGAAAGCTCTACTTCTCTAAACAAGGGAAATTTTAGAGAGATGGTGGATTGGGTAAAATCTAATGATGAAAAAGTAAGAGATGCTTTTGATCGTGGTCCAAAAAATTGCACTATGACTTCCGGTGACATTCAAAAGGAGCTTGCAACGTGTTGTGCACATGAAGTTACgaaggtgattatggaagagcttgGTGATAGACAATTCTCTATTCTTATTGATGAGTCACGTGATATATCTGTCAAAGAACAAATGGCGGTGATGTTGAG GTTCTTGAATGACAAAGGGAAAGTTGTGGAACGATTTATTGCTCTATATCATGTCAAATATACTACATCTGAGGCACTAAAGGATGCCCTTTATGGTATTCTCGATCATCATACGTTATCTATTTCAAGGATACGAGGGCAAGGATATGATGGGGCTTCAAATATGAGAGGTGAGTTTAATGGTTTACAAAGAAAGATTCTAGATGAAAACCCTTATGCTTTCTATGTCCATTGTTATGCTCACCGTTTACAATTGGTGGTTGTGTCTGTTGCTAGTAGTTGCTCATCTATTCATGATTTCTTTGAGTACATCTCCTTGATTGTAACCACAACAAGTGCATCTTGCAAGAGAAAGGATGCTTTGAAGGAGGCACAACACCAAGATATTTTGAATAAACTTGAGAGTGGTGAGATATCTCAAGGAAAGGGCTTGCACCAATCATCTAGTCTCACTAGACCCGGAGATACTAGATGGGGTTCACATTATACTACCTTGATTCGTTTGGATCAGATGTGGTCCTCCGTGTTAGAggtgcttagtattgttgatgaagatggacgtggaccatctcaagcggcgggtttgatagaaaaaatggagagctttaaatttgctttcattttgaagcttatgttaaagttgtttggtatcactaatgaactttcaaaaatcttgcaaacaaaagatcttAATATTGTGCTTGCTATGGAATTAGTTGATGATGTTAAAGCTCGATTGGCTATATTGAGAGAGAGTGGTTGGAATGATTTATTTAGTGATGTCCAAGAATTTTGTTTTACTCAAAGTATTCCGGTGCCAAATATGGATGAAGAAATACCGGTCCACGGATGTTCAAGAAGAGAAGGGAGAACTGTCACTAATCTTCACCATTACCGCGCAGAGATTTTTTATGTTGCTATTGATAAAATATGTGTGGAGATGGATCACCGATTTTGTGAAGGAAGTAACGTTGTGCTGGATTGCTTCTCATGTCTTGACCCCAAGAACTCtttttccaagtttgatgttgataagcTTGCTCGTCTTGCTAATATTTATCATGCAGACTTTTCTGATGATGACCGTGGAACAATAAGGGAGCAACTTGAGACTTATGTACATCAAGTGAAAAGGCATGCTTCTTTTACTTcttgtgaagatgttcaaagtttggctatgaagatggttcaaactgagaaacaTTTGGTATTTCCATTGGTTTACAAGCTCATTGAGTTGGCTTTGATATTGCTGGTGTCGACAGCATCTGTTGAAAGAactttttcagcaatgaagattatcaagtctaatttgcgcaacaagatcaacgatgtgtggttcaatgacttgatgatatgttacacggagcgggagatattcaagtcacttaaagatgttgatattattcgaacattcaccgcaaagaagTCTCAGAGAGGGCATTTACCtgttaattttatttag